The genomic window ctacaagcaaaatcaccctttagtgagttcagctacaaaaaaatcaacctgcagtgagatcactcacaaaaacgcacttgtacagagttcagttacaaacaaatcaccctgtagagagatcaggtagaagaattcaccttgtagagagttcagctacaaagaaaccatcatgtagagagttcagctgcaaacaaatcaccctgcagagagttcagctacaaaaaatcaccctgtagagagttcagctagacgaagtcaccttatagagagtttagctacaaagaaaccatcatgtagaaagttcggctacaaaaacaccaccatgtagagagtttagctgcaaacaaatcacctgtagagagttcagctagaaacaaaataccctgtagagagaccagctagaagaggttaccttgtagagagttcagctacaaagaaaccatcctgtatatagttcagctacatttcaagtcacccagtagagagatcagctgcaaaaaaaatatcctgtggggaataatgggcatgtaataaatatatgtatataatttgtataattactaataaaatcaaaaataattgaagtactaaaattcttctttaagttcttttcttcttcctgtaataaagaaaaaaacacatgggttaaaaaagccccaaagccagccataggccggctttgcagtatacaaatacaaaaagaagtgatatctaatcaaaaacagccaagttgtaaaaaaggagtgcggcccttgaaaaggccatggtgaaaaaagatgtgaaatccaaggtggcggccaagaaatggctgtgatggtaggttaatggttacattttaataacgacaattcaggtgaattttgtgccgcttggtcttggcaccaaattcacctgaattgttgttattaaaatgtaaccattaacctaccatcacagccatttcttggccgccaccttggatttcacatcttttttcaccatggccttttcaagggccgcactccttttttacagcttggctgtttttgattagattttaattagctagctattattTCGATTTTTTCAATATGCAtacttgtgcgaacaagtcgggtttttgctgagacggtcactaATATTATCATTATTGGTGATGATAGACTTAAAAGACACCACGATTATCAATATTATATACGTGTCAGAGAACACCTTATTTATTTTGGGGTTGCACTATCCTGTTTGTACTGACTTAGTACATTAATGCCATTAAATAAAATTTCTAGAGTTGCAAAATGTTATTCTAGCCAGTAATATATATcttttatagctactgtacctaCCAAGTTAATcaatctttaaaaaaaaaaacaatactgcaaaaaccagccttataTGGGTGGGCCCAAGAAAATAGTCTGGAGCCCTACAGTTCATCAGAAACCCAAACCAGCCTCCTATACCAAATAGTgaaaattgaaaactgaaactcgAAActgaaattggtcaaaactCCATAAAATTGCAattctttacaaagaccacttcattaCAGTGGACACATGAAGTAGGTTTAAAAATAGCTTTAGGACCAAGCCTCAATAATCAGTTCTCATTTTTAACATCAAAATAAGGCCTGcgcaaatatgccagcatactaaaaagcataataggctggagtactatatgccagcataatgctaaaATGCTAACGCAATGCTaacatattaggtggatatttcaaactgtcAAGCTTGATTCCATGAACATAaatcgatactccctaatagaggaGCAGTCAGTGGGAACTGCAACAGAGCACTCAAACTTTGTagtgtatactctaatagagcattcactgattaaaatgtttcaagataaTTAATTGTAAGTAATTTTGCTAATTTTATTTTCTTTGTTATGCAAGACTCAGATACAAGTGTAATGCATATCAAGTTGCCATGCACTTAATAAGTTAATAAATGAACATAACTTAGGAGAATTAACTGTTTCTTCTGGTAGAGAGTTCTATAGTCAAATATCTGTGGGTAAGAAGGAGGTACGAAGGAGTGATAGTATATATAGGTGTTTCTCTTAGCAGTAGGCTTGtgtcgattatgctggcataatttttggcataataggggatgaaaagcatgccggcataatggagcatatttaagagcataatgggcaaatttccACCACAATAAGTATAACTTCTACTATAATAGTCACAAATTCAATGGCTAAactgttttggatggtgaaatgattcttGACAGCgagtagaaaaatgcactaGTTTTAGCTACTACAAGTTTGCACTCAACAGAATGAATGCTTTTCAtcgtgggtttgagttttatagggaCACATGTAGTCATGAgccaactagtaccaaggcaGTTTAGGTGAGCTTCAGTCATTGTATTTGGTATTATATAAAGCGTCTCATCGACGAGATTATCTAATAGATCATTcaatcaaacactctaatagaacagtcatcgcacgcagagagaatgagaaccattCAAGTATTTGTCCCCAGGAGGCTAATATGTACTtggcatggtgctgcaaatgcaagtcacattttatactgagcagttgctgtcctttgaatagcaattgctacaactcagaagatcaatcagaattcatgcataatattttctacataattatttgcatacaaagctACAAAGATTAGACAAGAATATCCTTATAACTtttgagggactatagatatgcacccctgctctaatatgcctacCAACTCCATAGCAcatcccaatttcaagctattgctattataTTTGAATGTCGCAGTTGAATTGACTTCTCCATTTACATTCTACcatatgaagaacttctctgcacaaagaaaaaaacacaaaataaaagcataatgcatttctaaAAAGCACAAAaattagcataataggcaaaaatttggggaaatgccaaaaagcataataggcaaattttggagcataacaGACTCAAGCCTACTTAGCAGGAACAGTCTAAATCTCATTTGATGACCTTTTGTCCTAGTAGAGCTTCTATGAAGATGAAATTAAAAGTCAACTGAAACAATATTGTTGAAGATTTAGTATATAGAGCATGAAAATGATGGACTTTGTTCTTCTGTGTTCCCATTTTAAGCAATTGTCGAGCATATCTgtatacactgcttgaaggttcttagtttactaatctgttaagctgctttactgtagttgtacccatagtaaagtgtcagtaactttaagtatatggaacataattgttttactaagtttaaagctctcagtaaaacatcagtgaatgcaggtttactgaaaagctactaaaataccaaacaattaactgttccatatactggggatataccactctagtaaactaagaagtTTAAAGCAGTGATAATTGACAAAAACAAATCTACCAgcctaacctaggagcataatgggaacactgaagagcataataaatgaaaattttgggaaattcctgaaagcatttggGGAaacttttgagcatatttgactcaagcCTAAAATAAGTCCCTCAAAAATAAGTCCAGTATTGCAGAAACACTTATGAAATTAATGTACACGGACTCACTTTACAAGACAGTTCAATGAAGAACACTATAATGACTTTTTTGATATATTTTGTTCATAAGATTAGCTAATTAATAACCTGTAGTATATGATATATGGGTCTGGTGGATTCTCAGTAGACATCATGTGCATTCCTCTACCCAGTGATAAGAAAACCAGTCTGGCTATACAAGaccataaaatacaaatactgttagctatatacgtagctacctagccttgttaatagggccacttcATTGTACAGCTCCAAAAAGCTATAGTAGCTCTACAGCTATAATATGGTGTAGCTACTTCACGTTAACACCTCATGCTCATTAATGCTAAGTATATAAATCATAATTTTGTCAGTCTCATAGATATCTTGGTCACACTAAAGTAAAATGAGTCTAAATTATGATCTCAATAATTGACATTGTACACAATTATTACAAATTCATCACAGTACAACTTTTTTAGTAATTATTGCTTTGAAATTGTCACTGAATAATGAGAATATGAAGTTAGCCTTACCTGAGACATAATTATACTTGAAGAAGTATAATTTGAAATCTAAATaatgtggtcactataatgaagtggtcttatcaTAAAGGTATTATCATAGTGGTAGTCTTTGTAAAGAGATGAGCACTATCTATTTTCACAAGTTTTGATCAATTTCATTTCTTcaatttcagttttcaatttccactgtttccaatgtcctaTGTTGTAGTTTGGTGCAGAGAATGAAATGTGATTGCATGGGCCTGCAAAAGCAGGGAATtcgaatgtgggcacaaactacactttATCACtgaacaagtcatatctcagtattggggTACAATACTTGTATTCGGTAACTTGTATTTTAAAGGTAACCAACAttttaataagtgctgaaaagttCATGGCCAAGCAGTAATggattacaaagttatgacacaTCACAGAGTGAAAAAGTAGACAATTTTATATGCCCATATGCACTATTTTTGCAGGATCAGTCACAAATTGTATGGTGATAGCATGATGTTTGGCAAAGTTTATATGTCCACATGCTCTAGCTGTTTTCACGGCCCAGTCACACATTACTAATACTTGCAGGAAAAGCAACACAGAAAGTAAGCTACACTGCTGctgagtgactgctctaatagataGTTAAATTTGCCACATTGTAAAAATCAGCAGtaaatttcactactaatttctgccacaatactcactattttgggtgacgttcactacttttgtagtgaccctcactacactTGTAGTGAccgtagtgaccctcactacacttgtagtgaccctcactacacttgtagtgaccctcactacacttgtagtgaccctcactacacttgtagtgaccttcactacacttgtagtgaccctcactacacaGTAGTGTAcgtcactacatggtagtgacagtcACTACATAATTAGtaagtgaacgtcactacacaaaaatagtaagTATTATGGCAGACATTAGTACAGTAAGTATTGTATTTGGTAATCTATAACTTtccttgtgagtatggtaccagcctgtgAGTCGGTAACCTTGCACTCCTAACATAGTACTACTCCCAGTTGTAATTATAAGACAATAGGGTAAGCACATGATCAGTTGTGACTTATCAAATGTGGAAATTTGAAACcacttttcacagatccggttaCATAATTATAGAGTAAATATATAGCAAGTTATTGTTATAATATAATAGTTTTAATTTTCATGCTTTTGTGAATTTATTACATGCACTGGTTTCATGTTTCTTCTTTGGTTCCTCTACAATTATGTCAGCAATCATGTTTAAAACAATTGTGGTCTGATAGTGAAAAATATATACTGATCTATGTTAGTAATAGCTACCagacaaaccatcatgtagtttCAGTTCCACTCAGTCCCTGCTATTACAAGATGTACAAATGTAACTGCCtgtttttgtattttttttgtgTGAATGTGTAAATTTTACATttacagaaaatattatgaactcttgataaattatatattttttaaacaCTATAAAGATTGACAGTCAACTTAGAACCTTCACTTCTGTTTTTATTGACTATGTTTTCTTCATACTCTACCATCTCCTTTGTTTCCTCAGAAAACGCATACTTTAAACTTAGAGACCTTAAGGAGTTATTTTGCTCTAAAGACTTCAAGATTATTTTTATGGCTTCTGCTGACATGTTGCCAATTATAAACAATCTAGTCAATGAATTGTTATCCTTTAAAAACTCTGCTATTTTAATAGCTGATTCTTGACTGACAAAATTGCATTGAATATTCATTGTGCTCAGCCTGTTGTGTTTGTTCATTCTCAAGGTTGAAAATATTTCCATTAGTCCTGCTGCACTTAAGTTACTAGAATTAACAGATAGCAAACGTAAAGTTGATAATTGCTCCTGTTGTAAAAACTTAATAATTTCAGGCATTGTTTTATCATCAATAAAGTTGCTGTTAACTCCAAGCCCTTTTAGCATGCTGTACTTGTTATTTGTTAGTGTAAAAAACAACCCTCTAACTTCCTCATGGGAGGATAAGTTGTATAATATCGCAAGTATGTTCAAGGTTGTGGTACTGAATAAAGACAAATTATCTTGGAATGAATTGAACTCAATCGCCAAATGTTCTGTTTCACAGGAACTCACAATGCTAACAATTTCTGGTGTCACATCTGATGTCAGTGAGTTTAGTTGCAACACAATAAGTTTAATTGTTATGCCATTTTTTATTAGTGTCTGATGAAGCATCCTCAATCCAGTGTCTAAAATGTTGCAACTGATCAAAGTTAGTTTTCCCCATCTCTTCCTGGATGAATGTGAGAAGAAATAAGTAAGGTAGTATAAATCATTTGATGAAAAAGAGAATTTCTCAGCATCAATAAGTATAGTAGGTGTATTGCAAGATGGTTTTCTCTCATAATACAATTTTCTTTCCACGATTTTAAGAGATTTTTCATCATTTGCTTGAGAGAAATAATAAAACAACCTCAAACATTCTGCATTATTCTCTAAAAATCTGTCAGCTATGGTATCAGGATGGCCACCATCAGCCAAAAAGTGCTTGAAAGCTTGTCGCTGTCCCTTTGTTTGTCCAACGTACAAAGCAaatgtattagagtaatttttATACTCAAACTTTTCTATAAGCAACTGTAATTCTTCTTGATAAGATAAAGTACAAATTTTGCAAGCTGCAAGGTATTCTTGAATAGCCAAGTGGATGAAGCTGAATAACTTAGTTGGGTTACCCATGTAGGTAATATGTTCTGTAACTTGCAATAATCCTAAGCCGTTTAAGGCTTCTGGATTTTTTGCGATATTAGGACAACAGGACTTTATTTCATCTAAAGTAAACACAAGTTGATTGTTATCTATAGCCTTGAGACTTAAGGTATACAGTTCTTGTACAATTGTCTTGTAAGGGGTGGGAAGGTTATCAAGGTTAGTGATATTTTCTTTGCCAGGAGACTTTATTTCAGTTAAAAAGTTGAGAATAGTGTGAAGAATGAAAAGGCCATATAATTCTGCAGAAGACTTTGGTTTGACGCCTTCCATAAATAGCCAcgttaaaattttcaattttaatGGTACATAGCAAAGGCTGCTGATAGAAGGATGACTATCAAGATAACATGACAGTTCTTCAATACTTTCTGTATTCCTCTTCAGAGATTCCACAATAAAAGCCTGCTGCTCCTCTTTTGTAAATCCCAAGATATCCACATAACTGCTAACATTTTGGCGAATCTTTCTTGAAACATGAGGGCGTGAGGAAATAACTATTGCAGCTGCAGGTAAAACTTCTTTGTTTATCAGTCTTGCTATTAGACCATTTTCTCTTAAGTGTTCTGGAAGTTCATTATAGCCATCTAATAAAAATGTGACATGCTTTCCACCATCTTTGCAAAAATGTGTGACGTAATTACCGACATTCTTTACCTGAATACTTTCTCTGTGACAGAAATACTTAAAAAGTTCATCCAATGATTTAGCATTTTGCACTTTCGGATGTCGAAGATTAATGAGAAACACCAGATCACTTGATGTAAGGAGCTTACCTTGTGCCCACCGGTAAGCAATTTCTTTCATTACCTCTGTCTTTCCTATCCCAGGGACACCTTCTATGAGTGCTATTCTAGGGCTATTACTATTTGGACATTCTAATGATGAGGTACTGTTTTTGAGATTTATTGTTATTTTAGAATTCTTTATTCTTTGGATGTCTTCATCATCCAATCTATGGTCTGAAATAAGTGATCCTCCAGAGTCTGTGAATATGCTGGCTCCACCAATAACCTTCCCTTTGGCAAACGACTTGTAAAAATGTATGTTTAGTCTTTTTAAATAAGGTATGATAAGTGGTGGAGTGAAGTGTACTTGCTCTGGTGGCCACATGTCTTCATCTGTCATGAAGCGTCTGTATTTATAGCGTATTTTTAAACAATTAGCCAAATCAGTACTTTCCATTCCTGTAAATAAAAATAAAGCTAGTGAGTGAAAAAAGTGAATAGTTGCATTACATAACAATATTGTAGTCTTTATAACTTGCATTGCACtgatcaataatattattaagtggTGTGAAAGCAGTGTTAATCTATAAGAAGTGCGGTCGTCATTATTACATTGTTCATAGAAATCTGATAACTTTGGACTGAGTTTTGGGATCAATAAATGATATTATGTAGAAATTGGTACAGTTTAATGATAATTACATAAATTTTTAACTATCAGTATTGGGTTGGTATTAAACTTTGGATAAAAGGGGGGAAAAGCATTAGGGGTGTGgtaattatgctggaataattttcagcataatgccagaaatcattattctagcattatgctagcattttgaaagaATTATCAAAGATTTTATCGATGAacgattgatatactctaatagaacattcaccaaatcgaaatactctaatagaaaattcacctattatactctaataaagcaatcattcCTATTTTTTGCATAGAACAATGAAATATCTTGTTTATGTGCAATGATTAACCATAGAGTTTTAAATAAACAGTCAATTCTACATTTCTATTTCAATttattggaataattttgagaataatgcatAAGTTTTGGAACATAATGCAAGCTTTTTCCAGgaaattctgaatagaataatgCAAAGAATCATGAGCATAATTGCCTCAGCCCTAAAAAGCATCAAGCACAATGATAGCATATTATAGTTGGCAGAATCTCCAGTACAATATGTGTAATGATAATAATCACTTTATTAATAagaaaatgtattttaaaaataatatacaAAAACTGTGAAAATTACTACAGCTTTTAATCCCATTATTAAGTTACCAAAATGATGGAACATTTATTCAAGGTTCAACAGTACATTACTGCCAGGTTTAAAATAATATGTTTTTGCAATTTATATAGTTGTAGTATTTGTGATAAAGCTTAGCTAATTAGAAATAAAAATCGTAAAAACCAGCTATCATAATAGGCTGATTTTGCTGGTAATTCTAAAAAGCATAAATGGTGGTATACAACTCTTATTATATAAATATGTGTAGGTAATGTACATAATACTCGACCATTAAACCAGTTCCTGAGCTTATTAAATCACATACACAATTAATTAGCTTAAGAAATCCTGAAGCCATTGTTATAGCAGccaagtactgtatgtactgtaagaGTTAGGTTACGATAATGATGTTTTCTGCCATACACTGTGTGCTACTCTATCTCTAACATTGATTATGTATTGCATGTTCACAATACATTGTGTATTACATTGTGCCTATGCTGTTAGAGTAGATTAGCAATTTATACAATCACATTTCTGTCCACAGACTAAATGTGCTGAAATTATCTACTGATTATGCTAACATTGCGCGTACAAGGAAAGCCCATTAATAAATCATTTTGAGTTGTAACTACATATCTATAAGTGTGGGAGAAAATGTTAATAATATTCTGATGTTGCTTTTATGTAGAAATTTGTGTGCAGCATCTTTACATTCTAATACATTATTTCTTCTGTTAAAAGCCAACACCTAGAAATTTCTCACGACCATGCACTTACTCTGGTACTTGGTTTTCATTGATGGTTGCCTAGAAAGCATTCCTGGTACCTGAGGATCATTCAAAACATGTCTAACACAATCAGCAGCAAGCATTGCAGCAGTTGGCTGAAATATTTTGTTCTTATTTCCATCTCCAAAATCGCATACTGACTTTACCAAGATGCAGTGAGTCTTTGTTTGTTGGATAGCTGCAAATAGGCTACTTCCTTCCATTTCTATTCCTATTGCTTCTGGAGCAAATGATTTCAACAGTTTATCTTTAAATTCAGCATCATCAATGAGATATGGGCCAGATAGAATAGTCCCATGATGTATTTGTGGTAGTGGCATTTCTGATAAGTGATTGGAAATTTCCTTTGATGCATGTGGCCAATTAGTCTGTGAGAAGATCTGTTGTAAATAACCTGATGCTGGTATTGCTTCACCACGTGAAGTAAAGCCTCCGTCCTCTACCCTTGCCTTGTCATAATTTACCACCTTTGAAGACACAAGCACATCACATAGTTTGGTTTTTCGTTCCACTCCACAGGCAACACCCACACCAATGATAGCACTAAAATTAGGAAAACAGTGATAAGCCAAGTTTGGTGCAAGGCTTACTCCAGTTCGTAATGTTGTACCAGGATCAATTTTAGTAACTGCAGCTGCACAAGCTCCATACTGGCCTAGATAGTAAATTGCTGTGTCAGTTGAATGATGACTATCAATCCTGTGGTGGTATGTGTAGATACTGTCGTGTCCTTTTAGTGGTTTCAGGTAACTCTTTGTGGCATTGAATTCATTTTTATTCACAGTCAATAATAAAACTTGGACTTGATTTAGGATATAGTTATGGATAGGCAATAGAGGGACTTGGGTTTGTTTGTTAGCGATCCGTTGAAGCTCATCGCTAGTCCACTGTGATGTTGCACCTGTGTAAATGAGAGTTGTATTAGCATCCTAGGATATAATATCTCATgcatgtatttgtttgttttggAATTCTTATGGGTAAATTACTGTATTAATCAATGCTCATGCTCATGCTTGCACAAAATATAATATTCACTGTCATGCACAAAATACAGTaagattatatgtgaccggatttgcgaaaaggtaccttttccacacatttgacataccagcaaacacaatgatgtaacacttgaactccttataccaattaacttgctcttagtatcaaaatgtagccagatactgtggctacattcattgaaaatttcaagcaattatatgccatgatcaaaaagctatgaagctttaaagtccaaaaaatgggtcaaattttatgtgtgaaaaaggtaccttttcgca from Dysidea avara chromosome 2, odDysAvar1.4, whole genome shotgun sequence includes these protein-coding regions:
- the LOC136248201 gene encoding NACHT, LRR and PYD domains-containing protein 3-like; the encoded protein is MASDIGARATSQWTSDELQRIANKQTQVPLLPIHNYILNQVQVLLLTVNKNEFNATKSYLKPLKGHDSIYTYHHRIDSHHSTDTAIYYLGQYGACAAAVTKIDPGTTLRTGVSLAPNLAYHCFPNFSAIIGVGVACGVERKTKLCDVLVSSKVVNYDKARVEDGGFTSRGEAIPASGYLQQIFSQTNWPHASKEISNHLSEMPLPQIHHGTILSGPYLIDDAEFKDKLLKSFAPEAIGIEMEGSSLFAAIQQTKTHCILVKSVCDFGDGNKNKIFQPTAAMLAADCVRHVLNDPQVPGMLSRQPSMKTKYQRMESTDLANCLKIRYKYRRFMTDEDMWPPEQVHFTPPLIIPYLKRLNIHFYKSFAKGKVIGGASIFTDSGGSLISDHRLDDEDIQRIKNSKITINLKNSTSSLECPNSNSPRIALIEGVPGIGKTEVMKEIAYRWAQGKLLTSSDLVFLINLRHPKVQNAKSLDELFKYFCHRESIQVKNVGNYVTHFCKDGGKHVTFLLDGYNELPEHLRENGLIARLINKEVLPAAAIVISSRPHVSRKIRQNVSSYVDILGFTKEEQQAFIVESLKRNTESIEELSCYLDSHPSISSLCYVPLKLKILTWLFMEGVKPKSSAELYGLFILHTILNFLTEIKSPGKENITNLDNLPTPYKTIVQELYTLSLKAIDNNQLVFTLDEIKSCCPNIAKNPEALNGLGLLQVTEHITYMGNPTKLFSFIHLAIQEYLAACKICTLSYQEELQLLIEKFEYKNYSNTFALYVGQTKGQRQAFKHFLADGGHPDTIADRFLENNAECLRLFYYFSQANDEKSLKIVERKLYYERKPSCNTPTILIDAEKFSFSSNDLYYLTYFFSHSSRKRWGKLTLISCNILDTGLRMLHQTLIKNGITIKLIVLQLNSLTSDVTPEIVSIVSSCETEHLAIEFNSFQDNLSLFSTTTLNILAILYNLSSHEEVRGLFFTLTNNKYSMLKGLGVNSNFIDDKTMPEIIKFLQQEQLSTLRLLSVNSSNLSAAGLMEIFSTLRMNKHNRLSTMNIQCNFVSQESAIKIAEFLKDNNSLTRLFIIGNMSAEAIKIILKSLEQNNSLRSLSLKYAFSEETKEMVEYEENIVNKNRSEGSKLTVNLYSV